GCGGGGGTCAGGGCAGCGGCCAGCGCCTTGATGCGCGGCTTGGCGCCGGGCAGTGGCTCGGCCACCCGATAAAGCCGTGAGACGACGCGCTCGATATTGCCGTCCACCGGGCTCGCCTTGAGGTCGAAGGCGATGGAAGCGATGGCCGCCGCCGTATAGGGGCCGATGCCGGGCAGGGCGAGCAGGGCCGCCTCGTCGTCCGGAAAGCGCCCGCCATGGCGCGCCACCACCGCCTGCGCGCAGGCGTGGAGATTGCGGGCGCGGGCGTAATAGCCGAGCCCCGCCCAGGCGGAGAGCACCTCCTCCAGCGGCGCGGCGGCGAGGTGCGAGACCGTCGGCCAGCGGGCGAGGAAGCCGGTGAAATACGGCCCCACCGCCTTCACCGTGGTCTGCTGGAGCATGATCTCGGAGAGGAAGACGTGATAGGGGTCCGCCTGCCGGCCCGGCTCGGCGCGCCAGGGCAGGCGGCGGCGGTGGCGATCATACCAGGCGAGGAGCGCGGCGGGGGCAGGCGTGCCGGGTTTGGCGCCGGGTTTTCCGGCACCGCTTGCGGCCGAGCGAGCGGCGGGGGAGGATGTCATGCGGCCAAGGTGGCCGCGCCCGCGTGCCGGGGCAAGAGCCTCGCCCACCCATCTGTTCGCCATTTCTCATCGCAACCGGAGACGCCTTGAACACCAATTTCACCCGTCGCCACCGTGGCCCGCGCCCCCTCGCCGATTTCGTCGCGCCGGGGATCAGCGACCTGTGCGGCCGCGCCGGCTTCTCGGTGGTGGAGGTGGTGACCCACTGGGACGAGATCGTGGGGCCGGACCTCGCGCCCCGCTGCATCCCCCTCAAGCTGCAATGGCCGCGGGAGGAGGGGGCTGCGGCCACCCTCGTGGTGCGGGTGGAAGGCGCCTATGCCATCGAGCTGCAATATGCCGCCGGCATCGTGGTGGAGCGAATCAACGCCTATTTCGGCTGGCGCTGCGTCGGCCGCCTGATGCTTCGCCAGGGCCCGGTGCCCCAGCGCCACGCGCCGCCGCCGGTGCCGCCGAAGCCGGACAAGGCGACCGTCGCCGCCGTTCGACACGAGATCGGCGCGTTCGAGGACGAGGCGCTGGCGGATTCCCTCGCCAGGCTCGGCGCGCTGGTGCGGCGCGAGCGCGGCGGCGGATAGGGGACGTTCACCCGTCCGTTATCTCCGGCGCGCGGCGCGGGTCTTTCCCGCCATAAGGGCGACATGATAGAGCGCGAAGGCTTTCACGCAGGTTCGGCGGTGCGGTGCCGGACTGCTTCCGTTTCCCGTTCTGATGACCCTACGGAACCGGCGATGCGGCCAAGACCGGCGAACGCCGGTCGCCAGCCGCCGGACCACTCGGAGATGTCCATGATTGTCGATCGCCGCCGTTTCCTGGTCGGAGCAGGCCTCGCCGCGATGGCGGCCGGGCTCGGCCTGCCGTTCTCCTTCGAACCGGCCGCGGCCCAGACCGTGGAGCAGGCCAAGCTGATCGCCCCCGAGGCGAGCCCGCTGCCGGAGAAGGCGCTGGGCAGCGCCACGGCGCCGGTCACCATCATCGAATATGCCTCGATGACGTGCAGCCACTGCGCCGCCTTCCACACCGGCACCTTCCCCGAGCTGAAGAAGAAGTACATCGACACCGGCAAGGTGCGCTTCATCTTCCGCGAGTTCCCGTTCGAGCCGGTGGCGACCGCCGCCTTCATGCTCGCCCGCTGCGTGCCCGAGGACAAATATTTCCCCATGGTCTCGACCCTGTTCGAGACGCAGAAGACCTGGGCCTACAGCACCGACCCCGCCGCCGGCCTCCTCGCCGTCGCCAAGCAGGCCGGCATGAGCCAGGCCGATTTCGAGAAGTGCCTCACCGACCAGCAGCTCGGCGAGAAGGTGCAGGAAAGCGCCCTCTACGCCAACAAGGAGCTGGGCGTGAACGCGACCCCCACCTTCTTCGTCAACGGCAAGAAGCTCTCCGGCGCCCTCGGCATGGCCGAATGGGACAAGGAGCTGGCCCCGCTGCTCGCCGGCAAGTGAGTTTCGATGTTCCGACGCTGAAAGGCCGGCGCACTGCGCCGGCCTTTTTGTTTTGTGGGCTTTGACGTTGCCTTCGCTCAGTCGCCGCGCGGGCTTTCTCGTTGCCTTCGCTCAGTCGCCGCGCGGGCTTTCTCGTTGCTCCCGCTCAGTCGCCGCGCGGGCTTTCTCGTTGCTTCCGCTCAGGCGCCACGCGGGCTTTCAGGCCGCCCGGAGCTTCTTCTCCACATAGCGGCTTTCCTGCGTGCGCCCGCCATAGCCATAGGCGTCCGCCTTCACTTCGCGCACGAGGATGTAGCTCTCCTCATCCAGCTCCGGTAGCAGGCCGGACATGGCCGCGAAGACGGCTTCCAGATAGGCGGCCTTCTCGTCCTTGGTGTTGGTGCCATCCACCACGAGAATATCGAGCGAAAAAGACGAGCGACGCTTCGCGCTCAGGGCTTCCCCGCCCACGAACCAGTGCTCCGCCGGCACGAAGGAGACGGCCACCGCCGTCAGCTTCGGGTCCTTGCGCAGGATGCGGGCGGTGAGATCGGACAAGGTGGCGGCGACCTTGGCCGCGAGGGCGGTGTCCGGGGCGCCGGAGAGCTTCACGTTCAGGATGGGCATTTTGACCTCCATCGGCGCGATGCATCGGCATCGGCCGCGATGGCTTCTTGTACGCCGCCCCAACTCATGAGAAAAATTGAATTCTAAAATCCCAGAGATTTGCTAACCTCATATCATGATCCGCAATCTCGACCTCGACCTCATCCGCAGCTTCGCCGCCGTCGTGGACCTCGGCTCCATCTCGGCAGCGGCGCGCAAGGTGGGGCGGAGCCAGTCGGCGGTGAGCCTGCAGATGGATCGCCTCGCCGAATCGGTGGGCTTCGCGCTGCTGGAGCGGCGCGGGCGGGCGGTGTCGCCGACCCCGCGCGGCGCCGCCTTCCTGGAGGATGCGCGCCGCCTGCTCGATCTCAACGACCGGGTGCTGACCCAGCACGTCCACGGCGCCTTCGCCCAGC
The nucleotide sequence above comes from Xanthobacter flavus. Encoded proteins:
- the mutY gene encoding A/G-specific adenine glycosylase — translated: MTSSPAARSAASGAGKPGAKPGTPAPAALLAWYDRHRRRLPWRAEPGRQADPYHVFLSEIMLQQTTVKAVGPYFTGFLARWPTVSHLAAAPLEEVLSAWAGLGYYARARNLHACAQAVVARHGGRFPDDEAALLALPGIGPYTAAAIASIAFDLKASPVDGNIERVVSRLYRVAEPLPGAKPRIKALAAALTPAQRPGDFAQAMMDLGATICTPRSPACSLCPWMEPCAARAAGDAALYPVKAPKGEKPKREGAAFLAVRADGAVLLRTRPDKGLLAKMTEVPSTPWGPKSDAPEAHAPLKARWRALPGAVEHVFTHFALTLKVLRADLPATAPAPEGHRWVTPDRFDAEALPSVMRKVLAHGGIE
- a CDS encoding DUF721 domain-containing protein encodes the protein MNTNFTRRHRGPRPLADFVAPGISDLCGRAGFSVVEVVTHWDEIVGPDLAPRCIPLKLQWPREEGAAATLVVRVEGAYAIELQYAAGIVVERINAYFGWRCVGRLMLRQGPVPQRHAPPPVPPKPDKATVAAVRHEIGAFEDEALADSLARLGALVRRERGGG
- a CDS encoding DsbA family protein, encoding MIVDRRRFLVGAGLAAMAAGLGLPFSFEPAAAQTVEQAKLIAPEASPLPEKALGSATAPVTIIEYASMTCSHCAAFHTGTFPELKKKYIDTGKVRFIFREFPFEPVATAAFMLARCVPEDKYFPMVSTLFETQKTWAYSTDPAAGLLAVAKQAGMSQADFEKCLTDQQLGEKVQESALYANKELGVNATPTFFVNGKKLSGALGMAEWDKELAPLLAGK
- a CDS encoding tautomerase family protein, producing the protein MPILNVKLSGAPDTALAAKVAATLSDLTARILRKDPKLTAVAVSFVPAEHWFVGGEALSAKRRSSFSLDILVVDGTNTKDEKAAYLEAVFAAMSGLLPELDEESYILVREVKADAYGYGGRTQESRYVEKKLRAA